TTGCTCTCTGTGGAGCCACAGGACTGAGCTCCGGGTGTGGAAGGGACGCTCCCACCCACTTTTGTATTAAAAGCGAGTATGCTGCCACAGATAACCACCAACCTGAGGGAGCTTTGGCTCATGTGTGGGGCTTCGTTTATGTGTGTGCTGATCTGttttgactcaaaaaaaaaaaaaatcaagacggTGAGTTTCACAACATTTTCTTTAGAGATTTTATTAAAttacatgcatttatttatttcatttgtgtgtatatgcatgtgtatacctactgtgtgtgtatctgtgtgtgtgtgtgtgtgtgtgtgtgtgtgtgtgactggtcAGAACTAGAGTCTCCATGTGAGAGAGAACGTGGGCTGCTTGCTGCTCTTCATCCCGAGCATCCTCTCCTCCTCTTACACTGCTTCCTCACTTCCCCGTCTCTCTTCTACTTTTGtgttttaagattttatatatatgatatatgatgatgTATGATATAATGATTATTATATAGAATATAAGCTGtagaatattttatatagaatatatatacacaataatatagaaaatgtatatcatacaatatatgcataatttataataataaagtagtatatataattaatatatatttaactcTGGATTCTACATATGAGAGGAAGTGTgatatttttctgtctctctctctctctgtctttatctctctctctctctctctctgataagtATGATAAgtatggagatatatatatataatctcacaTCTCCATACTtatcatgttaaaaatgaaaacctaGGCCAAATATAATGctatacacttttaatcccagcactcaggaggcagaggaacccagatctctgagtttgaggccagtctgttctacataggaggttccaagccagccagggctgcatagtgagactctatcttaagaaaagaaaggggctggagagatggttcagcgggtaacagcactggctgctctcccagaggtcctgagttcaattccctgcaaccacatggtggctcaccatgtgaatctgatgccctcttctggtgtgtctgaagacagctacacttgaggagggggaggaggaggaggaggaggaggaggaggaggaggaggaggaggaggaggaggaggaggaggagagaaaaccaGCAGTTAGAGATagccctgtaatcccaggactcaggaggtggaggcaggaggatcgggagCGCCTGTGGTACTGAGCTGAAGACTAGACCAGGTTAGGCTGGGCCACGGGAGATCCTGCCCAGGAAGAGAAAGGACAGGGTTGGGGGAGCAGACAGACAGCTTGGCTTGGAGTTGAGTGGTGGAGTTCCTGACTGACAAATGTGACTGCTTGGGGCTCACCCCCAGCACTGGCAAAACCAGCTCCACATAGGAGAAATCAGCAGAACTCAGTGTAAATGACATTTGTATTGAATGAGAacgatttctttgttgttgttgttttgtttttgtttttgttttttattttggtttttttgagacagggtttctctgtgtagccctggctgtcctggaactcactctgtagaccaggctggcctcgaactcagaaatccgcctgcctctgcctcccaagtgctgggatcacaggcgtgtgccaccaccgcccagtgagaATGATTTCTACCAAAGAAGAAAGTTAATGAAGAATGCCattgtttcatgtttaaaaatatgttgttgttgttgttgttgttttattatcatcatcatgggGTGGGGCCGAGGACAACTTGAcagagtcggttctctccttcctctatgtgggtcctggagactgGACTCCGGGCGGCAGGCTTGGCGGCAGgcatctttatccactgagccatctgaccAGACCATAGTTTTAAATCTCCTTAagtttttaaagactttattgctctgtgtgtgtgtgtgcgtacatgagtgcatgtgtgtgtgtgtggtgtgtgtgtgtgtggtgtgtgtgtgtgtgcgcgcgtgcgtgagtgcatgcgtgtgtgtgtgtgtgtgtgtgtgtgtgtgtgtgtgtgtgtgtgaagagaatcATAATGACTTGCGTGCTTTCAAGTCTCTCTCACTGGCTCCCTCCGTTCACCGTGTGGTTTCTGCGGCTCCACCGTGCCGCTCAGCTCAGCGCGGCAGCAGGCGACTTTAGCATTGGGCTGGCTCTTTAATGTCAGCCAGACTTTCTGCTGTATTTGTCTCCTGTTCAGTCTGTCTGGACCCACTGCTCTGGGTATATCGAGGACGGAAATGTCGTAGTTTGTGACAGTTGTGGCTTTTTTCTTGAAACTACACCAAAATGTGATTAAATGCTTGTTTCTGGTCGGCCCAAAAGGTACAACTTTTAACTTTGAAGTAATTTGAGACTTCTGGAGGAATTCCTGTGGTGGTAAAGCCCCGTGGGCCCTGCTGCACGTGCCTGCAGTCACAGTACtctgaagactgaggcaggaggtcaccgagctcaagaccagcctagccttgtctcaaaaatgatAATAGTATTTAACCACAGCacctgagaggtagaggcagatggatctatgagtctgaggtcagcGTGGTCTATACAGTGTGGTCCAGGCTacgcagggctacatagtgagaccctgtctcaatatacataattaataataacagtaatataGAGAGACTCACTCCACTGAGGTAGAGTCTAGCCATAGGTCATTCAACCTGGAATAATGATAATATTAACAGAGTCTACTatctttatttaaagattttaatttaatttattttttcatgttagttttttttctttcaaaaatttggGCATGCTATATTTTGGATtccaaaaatatattttggattctgatttatttatttatttatttattgctgtttTGAGATACTCTTACTAtgcagccctagctggcctgtgagtcactatgtagaccagtctgccctcaaactcatagaaatctgcctgcttctgttccCCAGGGGCTGGGATCAAAGGTCATGCTTTGTTgaattccttatttttttttttataatttagtttTTTACTGTTATGCGTATGAGTGTTTtacttgtgtgtctgtatgccatGAGTCATCTctgtggaggccagcagagggcatctgaGTTCCCACGCGTCAGCATGTGGGTGCTGccaactgaacccaggtcctctggaagagcagcggttctcttaaccactgagccaatgcCCCAGGCCTCTGATAGCTTTTTACATCTGACATCTTAGAGACAGCATCTCATGCAGTTcacactggctttgaactctctgtGCAGCCAAGAAAGGTAGCATCATAAGCAACAATGGTAGAATTATTTAAAGTtgaggtggctggagagatggtttagtggctaagagcactggctgttctttcagaggacctgggttcagttctcaagACCCACACaccagttcacaaccatctgtaactccaggtccaggggacccagcaccctcttctgacctctgtgaggtCTCGGGCATGCATGTGCAACAGCGACGTACACACATGCcaacactgacacacatacacaacactgacacatatacacaacactgacacatacacacaaggtaaatatgaaaaagaaaaatgttaattttttgaCAGCTCAGTTATAGCTCTGTGGGTGGAACAGTTTCTCAGTCTGCACAGAGCccaatgaaaagaagaaatagagcCAGGCATGGTTATGTGCACCCAAGTAATCCCAGCTactctgaggctgaggcaggagacttgcTAAACTCAGGAGCATGAAATCAGATTAGCTTCAAAGAAACCCCTGTAAAAACAAAAGGGAATCCGGTGTGGTAACACTGTGAGTTCCATCCAAGGCTACTGAATAAGCCCCTAACCCtaacaaaacaaggcaaacacTGAAGGTGGAAATGGACACTGGGGACAATTCTGGTTAAACCTCAAGCCTCACTCAAATGTCCCCAGGTCACCACTAAGTTTAGTCACAACCCAGGATCTTATCTCCTATTGCTGCTTTGCCTGGATTTatggcccaggctgacctcaaactagaaatcctcctgcctcagtttcctgagtgctgggactgcaaggccacacaccatcacacccagcacttaaaactgttttttcttttgtgacttttGTATTTTCTGAGTATTGGTCAGTTATTTTGTAAAGTATCACTATGTTAGGTCTCTTTGCTATTGTTTCAAGGTTAGTACTAAGGTTGCATTTGTGGCAAGAAGATTGTGGCTGTGACTTTGTGTCCCTCTCTCTCCGCATGTGGTACCAGAGGGTCTGTGGTGTAGACCAGCCTATTGCTGCTGGACCCTGATTCATTGGCTGCTTGAGCCTATGCCTGCTGGGTCTATACACTGGAAAgcctttatttgttcctttgtaGCTAATGAATAGCTTGGGGAGAGATTGCTCAAGAAGATGCAAGTCCTGTTTCTCCACAAATTTTCACCCACTAGTTTTAGCATCCATCAGCGGCTCCTGCCTGCAGAAATTCTTAGTGCTGTGCCTGCCTAATTgggactttttaatttttttattccctctttccatatatatgtatgattaaaaagaaaactccacCTCCCACATGCTTGCCAAGGGCTGTGCTATTGAGCTatcagcccctcactgggggattctaggcagggctctaccctgagccacgcccccagcccctcactggggattctaggcagggctctaccctgagccacgcccccagcccctcactgggggattctaggcagggctctaccctgagccacgcccccagcccctcactggaggattctaggcagggctctaccctgagccacgcccccagcccctcactggaggattctaggcagggctctaccctgagccacgcccccagcccctcactgggggattctaggcagggctctaccctgagccacgcccccagcccctcactgggggattctaggcagggctctaccctgagccacgcccccagcccctcactgggggattctaggcaggggctctaccctgagccacgcccccagcccctcactgggggattctaggcaggggctctaccctgagccacgcccccagcccctcactgggggggggattctaggcaggggctctaccctGAGCCATGACTCCAGTTGTTCTTTCCATCTAATTAAAATTTTAGTGTTAGGAAGAgctgtccctccctcctgcctaTTTCATTCATTCCTTTAGACAATTATTTCATTCCGCCACAGATTtgtgaatatttctttaattctCTGGGTGAAAATCCAGTACTATCATTGCTTATTGCTGTTCACAATGCCCCAGATTTGGTCTCTTGGAATTTGTTTGCATTggcttggggtgtgtgtgtgtgtgtgtgtgtgtgtgctgcagataccagtggtagaacacttgcttaATACATCCGACACTGTGAGTTAGTTCCCTCTGTGCTTGAAAAGAAAACTCCTGCTCCCTGCCTCACTTTGAGGAGAACGATTGCCTAGCTGACTGCACTTCCGTAGCCTGTTGTCACCAGCCTCGCGAATCCATCAAGGCGCTGTTTACCGTGCAGTTTTGTTTCCCACTCTCTTCAGTGTGTCGATGTTATTTGTAGCCATATGCTTGTGTAAaggagtatatgtgtgtttgtgtgtgtgtgtgtgtgtgtgtgtgtgtgtgtgtgtgagagagagagagagagagagagagagagcgcgcccTTCTGTGCGGCCTCAGTACGGGTGAGCAGTGGCCTCGGAGCCCTACATTCCCGTGTGTCTTTATGGTTTTTGTCTCGGACCCTCACTCACCCCGTAGTCCAGGCTGATCTCAGACTCGTGAGCCTCCTGTGTCAGCTTCCCGAGTGGACGGCTCACAAGTgcgcaccaccatgtccagctcacatagatctctcctcctccctccctctcagcccttcccttccttccttctccctcctcccctctctccctcctttcctgccttcctctctcccccctctctccttctctcacttccttcctttctaccctgccagctgggcagtggtggcgcacgcctgtaatcccagcacttgggaggcagaggcaggaggatttctgagttcgaggccagcctggtctacagagtgagttccaggacagccagggctacacagagaaaccctgtctcgaaaaaccaaatccaaaaacaaacaaacaaacaaacaaacaaacaaaaaagaaagaaagaaagaaagaaattggcctgcttttgcctcccaagcgCCACCGCcgaccagctctctccttcccccacttcttccctcccttttctcctccctctctccttctctccactTCTGtcacttcctctctccttccttttctctcttcctccccactcccacctccttcctctttcttgtgGTCAGGCTGTCCCTGCTTTGCCAGGGCTGGCCTCACACCAGCCGTCCTCCAGGCTGCCTCCCACGGCCTGGCTCACGGATGTGCTTCCCATCAGTCGCCCGTTCTTTCGGACTTCTGGTAGCCGAATCCATGTCCTTAATGTTACAGTTTCCCTTGATATCTTTACTTCTTCTTGTTCCATTTGTTGTTTGGAgatagctgccctggaactcactgtgtggcctggcctggctttgaacttacggAATTACaggcctcctccccaccccagctctgTGTGGTATTTTGTTTATTACTCGTGtgtgcctgggggggggggggatgcaccTGTGTGGAGATGAGAGGAGAGCTTGCAAGAGTTgatgtctctccttccaccttgggCTCCCAGGGTTGAACTCAAGTGCTTGGGCTTCACAGCGAGTGTTTAGACCAACTGAGctttacagggtttctctgtgtaaccctggctgtcctggaactcacctgtggaccaggctggcctcgaactcacagagatcctcctgcctctgcctcaggagtgctggaattaaaggcatacaataactctttttttagaaaaagaattatttatttactttttgtgaGTACACTCTcactatcttcagatacaccagaagagggcgtcagacctcattacagatggttgtgagccaccatgtggttgctgggatttgaactcaggacctccggaagagcagtcagtgcccttaaccactgagccatctctccagcccctgtgttgCTTGATTCTTGATTTGAGAATCTGAGTTGCATGTTCTTCTTCTGAAGCCTCTCTTAGTCTTAagagttcttttactttttaataatatCTATGTTTGTCttgcaaaaggaaggaaggaaggaaggaaggaaggaaggaaggaaggaaggaaggaaggaaggaaggaaggaaggaaggaagcatatATAGAgagaagccaggtgtgatggtatgTACCTTTCTTTAATCTAGCACAGAGGGAACAAGGACAGATGGATTTTTAAtttaagtccagcctggtctacctagcaagTTTTAGGCCAGTGAAGGTTGAACAGTGAGAGATggtcaagaagaagaaggaggaggaggaggaggaggaggaggaggaggaggaggagagagagagagagagagagagagagagagagagagagagagagagagagagagagagaatatgaattaAAGAACCTGACCTGTGCTACAAAAAGCCACCGTGGTAGAGCCAGGCATAGTGACTGACGGCTGTCACCCGAGTGGAGGCAGTTCCAATggcagttcaaggccattctggacAACATAGCAGTTGCCAAGCTAACCTGGCAAGGAAGGAGCCCCTGTCCTTCCCTGCAGACAGTGAATTTCACCTTTCCTGCTGCCCCTCAGCTGCCCTCTGTCCTCCATTGTTGACCTGACCCCAGATCCCTGTCTGGAGCTCTCGGATGATGTCATGACAGTGCAATGCTGGCTGCAGGCCAACACcgcagagaagaaaagagggacaTTGACTCAGCCCGTAAACCCCAATGCGTGGGACATTGTCGCAAGTTCTTTGCCTAAGGTTGTCCCTCCTAGTCACCAAAGATGGCTGCCAGGGCATTCTGAGGATGCCAAACCTTGGAAGTTCCagtcatccccacccccacacaaagGCACAAAACCGTAATAGTGTTTGCACAGAGGCTCTGGCCCACTGTAAGTCACCTCTTGGTGACTCGGTGCTCAACACAGTAGACTGGGAAGTGGCTATTGATGACTCGGTGCTCAACAGGGTAGACTGGAAAGCAGCTATTGCATTGTGATGTTTCTTTGTTTGGCCTTAATTAGTTCATATTAATTATACATCATAAGCTTCATAatgacactttcttttttctttccctttcttttcatttatctattttggtgtgtgtgtgtgtttaagatttatttctttattttatgtatgtgagtacactgtagctgtcttcagacacaccagaagagggcatcagatcccattacagatggttgtgagccaccatgtggttgctgggaacagaactctggtcctctggaagagcagccagtgcttcaaagtcctgagccgtctctccaggcccctgctttggttttttgaaacatggtctccctgtgtagctctggctgttctggaattccatCATAGACCACATTGGCCTTAAAGttcgagatccacctgcctgtgctccgagtgctgggactataggcgtGTGTCGCTTATAATGCCATTTCATGCACGTGTACAATGTATTTGGATCACACTCACCCACCACTCTCCATCTCCTGTTCTATCCCCACCTCCGCTGGTCCCCGTCCTCTTCCAAGTAGTCTTTCTCCTATCTTTATGTCTTTtggacatttgtgtgtgtatgaacatgtgtgtgtgcatgtgtgtgtgttagtgtgtattcACAAGTGTGTGCATATCtctatgtgcacctgtgtgtgcacatgcatgtgtgtgtgcacatgtttgtgtgtgcatgaatgttgtttgtgtgtgtgtgtgtgtgtgtctgacccTGCGAGTTTCTTTAGGGTCGTTGGCCCCTGGCTCCGCCCAGGAGCATGGGTGAAGGGTTATTTGCAGGAGCGTGAGAAGAATGTAGATCTTTAGGGACAGGTTTGGCCTGAGGGTGAGGCCCTCTCTCCTTCatgtttgattctttttctttttcttttttttttctttttctttttccttttttaagttttaaacagAGCCTTGCTATGGAGCCCAGGTTAGCTCAGAATTTGTTATATAGTCAAGGCTGACCTAGAAAttccaattctcctgcctcagtctcctgagaacTGTTAGGTGATGCTGGATTTGGACCAAGAGCTTTGTGCCTTCCTCTTTCAGGATTAAAAATCACCCAGCTGAAAGGACAACTTTTGTAAGCCATGTAGAccttggggatggaactcaggtcataagGATTGAGCCATTTTGATAACCTGTTTCTCTCCTGAGGATTTTCAACTCATAGTTGGTTGACTTCCAGGACCTGGAACCTAGGCTACAACCTGTCAATTGTATTTGTACACATCCATGTGTCCACACAACCTTGTAGGATAAATAACCCTATTCCGTTTcacagaaggggaaactgaggctgtgggGAGGGGCGCGAAGCCACTCCCAAGGGAAGCCAGCTTGGACATAGCAGAGGGGCTGGACTGAACGGCAGCTTCTAAGTGTCACCCGGTTCCTGCTGTTCAGGCTCCTCTCTGGTTCCTCTCTCCCCAGGCGAGCCAGGCACCATGACTGTGACCTGGACCACGTGGGCTCCAGCCCGGTCTGAGGTGCAGTTCGGCATGCAGCTGTCTGGTGCGCTCCCATTCCGTGCCCATGGCGCAGCCAGCGCCTTCGTGGACGGAGGAGTTCTGCGGCGCAAGCTCTACATCCACCGTGTGACGCTGCGGAAGCTGCTGCCGGGAGCCCAGTACGGTGAGAGGACTGGGGGTGGGCAAGAGGGAGAATGTTCTAGAAGTCTTTGAGACCTGTGGCTGAGGCTGGGCTGGCGGCTCATCTGTGTGGGACAAGGGATATGAGACCCTTGACTAGGTGACAcaggcacttgggaggaggcaggaagattcgaAATTCCAGGTTATCCTGCACTACATAAAAAGTTAGGgattagcctgggctacctgagatgtctttgatggtgatgatgatgatgatgacgacgccCCTTGTGTTTCCTCCCTCTCCAGCGGCCTGAGTGTAGGGCCTTGTGGGAAGGTCCTGCTCCCTGCCTCCCCACCTGACAGaggtctgttttctttcttccctcagtTTACCGTTGTGGCAGCTCTCAGGGCTGGAGCCGACGGTTCCGATTTACAGCCTTGAAGAATGGAGTCCACTGGAGCCCCCGCCTGGCTGTGTTTGGGGACATGGGGGCTGACAACCCGAAGGCCCTGCCCAGGCTACGGAGGGACACGCAGCAGGGCATGTTTGATGCCGTTCTCCATGTGGGTGAGGCACCGGCGAGGGTGCGCCTGAGGCTGGCGGGCTGGGCGCCCATCATCCTTGTGCTCAAGCTGGGGCTGGGGTGGCTCTGAAGGGACAGGGCTAGGGACTGAGGGTGGGAGCCAAGGCTGGTCCCGGATGTGAGGTCCCTAGAGAGTCCAGCATtgactttctattttttattattgtttttagagGTGAGGCTCATTCAGAATACACAGAAATGTTATAATAAATTAAGATGAGTAGGCATGCTAAcgagtctgtaatcccagcagtggatatgctgaggcaggagagttgccCAGAATTTAATGCTAGTCTGAACAGCTTAGTAagagctttaaaacaaaacaaaacaaaacaaaacaaaacaaaaacaaaaacaaaaccaagggctTTAGAACATAATtcagtggcagagcccctgcctagaatcccccagtgaggggctggggcgtggctcagtggcagagcccctgcctagaatcccccagtgaggggctggggcgtggctcagtggcagagcccctgcctagaatcccccagggaggggctgggggcgtggctcagtggtagagcccctgcctagaatcccccagtgaggggctggggcgtggctcagtggcagagcccctgcctagaatcccccagtgaggggcgggggtgtggctcagtggtagagcccctgcctagaatcccccagtgaggggctggggcgtggctcagtggcagagcccctgcctagaatcccccagtgagggggctgggAGCGTGGCTCAGAACTGAAGCATCTTTGCCTAACATTCAGAATATCCTGGGCTCAATCtctagcaattaaaaaaaaaaaaagtcaaacaaaatCGGCACCAAACTAGACTTAGCCGTTTTGTTCAGGCTGCTCCTAGGAGCGGGTGTGAGGTAGGGATCAGGACCCCCGAGGTCTCACTCTCTCCCGTTCCTTCTCTCCCCCAGGGGACTTTGCATACAACATGGACCAGGACAATGCTCGCGTTGGGGACAGGTTCATGAGGCTCATTGAGCCGGTCGCTGCCAGCCTGCCGTACATGACGTGCCCTGGGAATCACGAACAGCGCTAGTGAGTGTGGAAGGCTGCACAGGAGCGCAGAGGCCTGATTAGTGAAAACAATCAAGTCCTCCCTAGAGTCTCACTTAAATCCTTATGCTGCAGTGCCTCTTCTGTGGTAGAAAATCGGGAGCCAGGCTGTGGCTTGAAAGTTTAGAGGCAGGAAAAGTCGGCTGCATCCAGGCCCTTACCCCTTGTTCTGTATATTTCCTTTTTTCCAGCAATTTCTCTAACTACAAGGCTCGCTTTAGCATGCCGGGGGACAATGAAGGCTTGTGGTACAGGTAACGAGGAGGGGTCTGGGGTATTGGACTGACGATCCAATCTGAAGGATGGATGATGCAGAGTCTTCTGATCGCGACTCTCGCCCTTTGACCCCTGTAGCTGGGACCTGGGTCCTGCCCATATCATCTCGTTCTCCACGGAGGTGTACTTCTTCCTGCACTATGGTCGTCACCTGGTTGAGAAGCAGTTCCGTTGGCTGGAGAAGGACCTCCAGGTAGGCCCAGGTGTGAGCCCCGCCCTGCTCTCTCCGCCTGTCGCCTCCCTCACTCTGGTCTCCTTCTCTAGAAAGCCAATAGGAATCGGGAGGCCCGGCCGTGGATCATCACGATGGGTCATCGGCCTATGTACTGTTCCAACGCGGACCTGGATGACTGCACAAGGCACGAAAGCAGGGTGAGGCCCCTCTCCCGGGCAGCGGCGGTGGGACTGGGAGTGGGAGGGTAGGGGAGGGGGGTGGGCCCAGGCTTCTCCTCACCTCCCGGCTCGCTCATCCCACCAGGTCCGCAAAGGCCTCCAGGGCAAGCTGTTTGGGCTAGAGGACCTTTTCCACAAATACGGTGAGTGACCCTGAGGGGTCCCCCGGCCCCACCTCTCTCCACCCAGGAGCCAGCCTGCTCACGGCTCTTTCCGCCTTAGGTGTCGACCTGGAGTTCTGGGCTCACGAACACTCCTACGAACGACTGTGGCCGATTTACAACTACCAGGTGAGGCCCGACGAGGACTCAGGGCCAGGAGGCCGATGCTCATGCGGTCAGACCCTCCCCAGGGCCTGACCGTCCgccacccacccccactctgtctcttcctctagGTATTTAATGGCAGCCTGGAGAGGCCCTACACCAACCCTCGAGGCCCCGTTCACATCATTACGGGATCTGCGGTGAGCAGGTGGGAAGGGCCTAGTCTAGGCGTGCAAGGCATGATGGTAGCAATCGCCATGGCGTGC
This portion of the Apodemus sylvaticus chromosome 1, mApoSyl1.1, whole genome shotgun sequence genome encodes:
- the Acp7 gene encoding acid phosphatase type 7 produces the protein MSPFHGGWFFLCLLLLFSVEVQGTPEYPRVTPEQVHLSYLGEPGTMTVTWTTWAPARSEVQFGMQLSGALPFRAHGAASAFVDGGVLRRKLYIHRVTLRKLLPGAQYVYRCGSSQGWSRRFRFTALKNGVHWSPRLAVFGDMGADNPKALPRLRRDTQQGMFDAVLHVGDFAYNMDQDNARVGDRFMRLIEPVAASLPYMTCPGNHEQRYNFSNYKARFSMPGDNEGLWYSWDLGPAHIISFSTEVYFFLHYGRHLVEKQFRWLEKDLQKANRNREARPWIITMGHRPMYCSNADLDDCTRHESRVRKGLQGKLFGLEDLFHKYGVDLEFWAHEHSYERLWPIYNYQVFNGSLERPYTNPRGPVHIITGSAGCEELLTPFVRRPRPWSAVRVKEYGYTRMHILNGTHMHIQQVSDDQDGKIVDDIWIVRPLLGRMTYH